Proteins from a single region of Haemorhous mexicanus isolate bHaeMex1 chromosome 4, bHaeMex1.pri, whole genome shotgun sequence:
- the SMIM18 gene encoding small integral membrane protein 18, with product MATLNSTHWNETTTSISQYLGFQVQKIYPFHDNWNTACFVILIIFIFTVVSLVVLAFLYELLDCCCCVKNKTVKDLENEPNPVRAMLNSFRKRDTEVV from the coding sequence ATGGCAACCCTCAACAGCACCCACTGGAATGAGACTACTACATCCATTTCCCAGTATCTGGGCTTCCAAGTGCAAAAAATCTACCCTTTCCATGACAACTGGAACACTGCCTGCTTTGTCATCCTGATCATATTCATCTTCACTGTAGTTTCTCTGGTGGTGTTGGCTTTCCTGTATGAACTGctggactgctgctgctgtgtgaaaaACAAGACTGTGAAGGACTTGGAGAACGAGCCCAACCCCGTCAGAGCGATGCTGAACAGCTTCAGGAAGCGGGACACAGAGGTGGTGTAG